tcaaaatatcttctgtgtGTTGTTTCTGCAGAACAAATACGTTTGTAATAACCATGAGACTGAGTAAATGATTGAGAATGAAGTGTGTATGTGAAGCAAATCCAAACACGTACTTGAACAGCTCATTAAGGGAGTACTTAAGCATTTTTCCTTTCTTCGCATCACCTTCAAAGACACGTTTTTCAATGCCGGCAACCATTGCTAAATTCACAAAAAAGATGAGATAGAACAGgaatcctcaaatctggcccacaagatccactttcctgcagagtttagctgtaatcCTAATCAagcacacctgagcatgctaatcaatgtcttcagggtcattagaaaatcacagacaggtgagttttatcaggattggagctaaactctgcagtggattggacctccagggtaagatttgaggaaccctgggcTAAAGAAAGTCATTGCAAAAGCAACACAGCTGTGATTATTGCAGATACAGACAGTGTATTTTTAGAATAATGAAACTGTGGAAATATATTTACACATCTACAGTACTAAATGCATGCTTAAAGCAAACTACTCACTGGACAGAAATTCTTTCCTCAGTGCCCCTGTGTCAACTCCTGGCTCTCCAATTAAGGTGATTTTCAAAGGATTGACCCGGGCTTCCTGTTTTTTGCCGTTTCCACAGATTCAGGCCTCTCTCTAGAATGTTATCTCGTGATACGCAaacttcaaatatttttgtagtgtCTTATCTGTGCTGCTGCATGACAAATCACATCCTcctcactgtaaaaacaaaattttatacacacacacacacacacacgtacgtgTATGAagctaaaaacaataaaacgaaattttcagcatcattactccagtcttcagtgtcacaatatAGCACTATGCTGTTtttttgctcaagaaacatttctgattatcatcaatgttgacaACAGGTgtgtgcaattttttttctttttctcaggattctttgatcaatagaaaggttaaaagaaaagcatttatctgaaattgaaagattttgtaacaatatacactactgttctaaagtttggggtcagtaagttttttttttttttagaaagaaattaatacttccattcagcaaggatgcattgaattgatcaaaagtgacagtaaagacatttataatgttaaacgATTTGTACTTCTGATAAAAGctttttctattcatcaaagaattctgaaattttttttttttttttttttaaagtttacaattacaatgtaacatatattcaaataggaaacagttatggtaacaatatttcacatatAACAGGTTACCATGAGATATGATCCAAATCAGAACACGGTTGTTTTTCTGGAACTCCATCtagactataaaaaaaaaataataatattagttaatgcatatagtttggtttttaaaaatatccgTTTACGGATCACATCAGCAATAGTGTAAACAAagattaaagaaatattacaccCAGAGAAACACACAAGAACTTTTATGATTTTCTTATGAAGATTATGTTTCGACAATGCCACATTTAACTTAGTCTCTGGATGCAGTTTAATTTGAGAGTGAATAAATCATTTTGGCCTGTTCATCATACAGTGATCTCATATGGCTTCAGAGAACAACCCTTTTAGGTTTTTAAGCTTTAATCCGAGTCACTATTACCATTACCTTTCTCCACAAAAGCTGGCATGCAGTTCTAATTCTGACACCGGAAATGTTTTGGTACATATTGGGCACTGGGCTTCAAGTGCCTACACATTAAAGACAAAAATGTATGCCAGGCAAATTTTGTAAAGAAGAATTGATAACTGCCAATCTTCAATTTAGCTTTTGCTTGTGTACCTCCTGATGTTCAACAATGGATGATGTTCCTTCAAGACTACAGCTTGGCCTTGAAGATGTTGCCTCTGCAGGAAGACAATTTGTTTTTGAtagaaaacagaaaagaaaaatgtgatGTTCTATTGACAGAATTCAAGGCTGTTGGGAGTAGTCACAAATAAAAACACCCCTTAGAAGTCAGGGGCGTATTGAAATGTGGAAGTTAGTTTATTAAAAGGTCTTCAAAGGAAAGTCTCTGCAAGGCTACAGTGGTACTAGCTGACAAATCCCGATTATCAATCGTTACTACTGAAGTAATACATTTTGCAATGGTCAGAATTGTCAGTGTACAGGTAGTAAAGCAACTTAAAGATAGTAACATCACAACAGTTTTACCTCAATTTCAGAGTTTTCTGAGTTTTGCACGCTGTAACACTGGTCAGAATGCAAAGCCAGTGTCTGGAGTGGCGTCAGAGTCTTGCATTTTTTACATGTGGCCTTTGGCATTCTGGCAAATTCAGGAGCATCTGGTGGCAGCGGTGTCATGTCAAGCTCATCTTGCAATGGCACGATGTACAGAAAGTTCTTCCCACCACCAGAAGCACTTTTGATCACTGATCCTTTATACCCCTCTGCCTCCAAAGGTATTACAGATATTCTTCTCCTTCCGTTCCCACCTATATTAGCAAGTAATtcaacaaaactaaaataagtGAATAACTCTACAGAATAATTATAGCATTAATATTGTACTGAACGGACCAATTCATATTACTAAATGTTAAAGAGTTAGTTCACCCCAGAATGAAAACTTTGTCATTGATTTCTCACCATCAATTACAGTTGTTCCAAAGTTTTAAGTttatcttcgaaacacaaatatACATAGATGAAATCTGAGTGATGTCTGTCCTTACATACACTGCCTTTGCAACTACCACTTTTATGCTTTAGAAAGAGATCTAAAAAACGATAAGCGAACAAGCTCAACTGAACCTGAATGACACACAATAACAACATTTTTCTGGAAATTCAATCATGCTGCATAACACACGAGAATAAACCTCATTGGTTATGTAGCACGTTTGAGCTTTTGGAAGAGGTTTGTTCTTGTGTgtcattcatgtttttgttgagcATTAGTTTATGGTCGCTGATCAAGGATTATATATACACGAGTAAAAGCCTAAATTCAATCTGTTCATCAAATAAAGTGATTAAgtcttcagaaaatttggaCTAAACCACTCGGTTAATATGGATTATTTTTACGATCTCTTTATGAACTTTCCAAAGCACCAAAGTGGTAGTTGCAAAGGCAGTCAATGGAGGGACAGACATCTTTCggatttcaccaaaaatatcttcctttgtgttctgaagatgaaggaaagtcttactggtttggaacgacatgagggtgagtaattaatgacagaattttcatttttggtgaactaagccttaaatattaaatgatgatattttattaaaaagcacACCTGCAGCTTTGAAAAGAAGCCACCTGTCTTCCAAATCACTCATCTTTGAGTATGCTTCCTGCAGTAAACTTGATAACTACATCAAAGTTAAAGAAAACCCTTAAAAGACTGACACAACAAATACTGCTATTTAGAATATGTGTTTGCTTAAGATCGGACTCCTTACCTCTGCATGCGTAGTATCCCATGTTAAGGACAGGGTCCTCTTTCCTAGCCCTACTTGCATGAGCTCCAACTCTTCAGATATAGAAGGGGTCGTATCGGATTTAGAGCCCAGCAAAGACACAGAAACATCAAAGGTTTTCTGTGCTTTTGCTGGTACAATTGGCCTGTGACTTCTGGCAagatgtcttttattttttccagtatttttaaaaaatccaggAAAAGATCTGCAAATTATAGAACAGGTAAACATATTACTATGcatgtttttttagtttaatttggaGTAGCAAGAGATGCCATGTTTAGCTGCAGCATTCTATGCTGAATATCTATCGctataaaaaagaaatgtgtaacACCTAAACTGGCCCTTTTAAATATGCTTGCTCATCTAACTAGCCATTTCATGTTCCACAGATGGTCTTTTTGACTGCTGGTTCTGGCTCTGTGTCTGACCATTCCTTGAATTTTCTTCAGGGATTACTCTAGCCACCAGGGACATaaaatgttgtgctgcttcagtTACAGCACGTTGATCATACTGGAAAAACGAGGTTTAGATGCAAAATAATACTACTGATTCAACATTTGAGAGGCTATGGGGAGAGGCAGGGAAAATTTAGGTCTCTTTTGTGAGTTTCATGTTGAAACGGTGTTTGTTGTGAATATTTAGATCTGGGcacttcatatttatttatagctttttgaagtttaatcgtcacattaagcTGCACGGtgattctggtctgtacccacatttaagacctcttgaaatcataattaagactttcttgtacaatttaagactttttaaggacccgcggaaACCCTGTAGCATACTGTTGGCTAATCAAATCAGCGGTATCACCAACTACAGACGGGCTTAGCTAATGTTATGTATTTAGGTGGGGTAGCATGAGAAAGAATAATTAAGTTCACTTGTCACTGAGTTTAAGATGTTAAATTGGTTAACTTACCCAGTAAACGAGCGGTTGCTGGCCATTGCTGCTAGAAGCTCGCTCTTCTGTCAGACTGGCGGGAAAGCGTAGTGGGCGTGGTCAACCTGTCACTTCAATCGAGAATGGCCAATAGAAATAGGCCTTTCATCCTGGTGCGTAGAGACCGCCCACTGAGACACAGCTTCACTCGCAAACAAAAGTTTTAGACCCGCAAAAAAACACGGCAGAAAAGAGAGCAATATTTGTGGTTTCGTGATGAAAAGTTTTTGAAGTGCacaaagaaatttttttttttaaagatttgcaCACACTGCAAAGAATTTTGTTATCAATTTCAGAGTTTTTTtgcaatcctttttttttttaaattacaaaataattacttttgctctcaaacacagaatttttgtttgcataataaagacacaaaaataattccatagATGAGCAAGcgacaaatgcttaaaa
This window of the Onychostoma macrolepis isolate SWU-2019 unplaced genomic scaffold, ASM1243209v1 Scaffold76, whole genome shotgun sequence genome carries:
- the LOC131535732 gene encoding uncharacterized protein LOC131535732 encodes the protein MASNRSFTGSFPGFFKNTGKNKRHLARSHRPIVPAKAQKTFDVSVSLLGSKSDTTPSISEELELMQVGLGKRTLSLTWDTTHAELSSLLQEAYSKMSDLEDRWLLFKAAGGNGRRRISVIPLEAEGYKGSVIKSASGGGKNFLYIVPLQDELDMTPLPPDAPEFARMPKATCKKCKTLTPLQTLALHSDQCYSVQNSENSEIERQHLQGQAVVLKEHHPLLNIRSLDGVPEKQPCSDLDHISCEEDVICHAAAQIRHYKNI